In Colletotrichum higginsianum IMI 349063 chromosome 1, whole genome shotgun sequence, one genomic interval encodes:
- a CDS encoding Fms interacting: protein MAVNDLVSDKKLGAVLQTSGDAQNQALKLLQLLSDIARAEETGGAVEQLQATLSKEQKLLLTNISQLRGLHRSANFDARDTKAQTAEARHEVDRLHLQLQNLYYEQRHLEGEIDACGSYDHTYQKLSLIPVESFVALHPEHADDDENAMMVARIGHERAEREALEQQRLELVGRKQKLIADNKKRKDDLANLDKDLEKFIDAAKPIQELFEKVV, encoded by the exons ATGGCCGTAAACGACCTGGTATCGGACAAGAAGTTGGGCGCTGTCTTGCAAACCTCCGGCGACGCCCAGAACCAGGCTCtcaagctgctgcagctccTCTCCGACATCGCCCGGGCCGAGgagaccggcggcgccgtcgagcagctgcAGGCGACGCTCTCCAAGGAGCAGAAGCTGCTGCTCACAAACATCTCCCAGCTGCGTGGTCTGCATCGCTCCGCCAACTTCGACGCCAGGGACACAAAGGCCCAGACTGCCGAGGCGCGGCACGAGGTCGACCGCCTACACCTCCAGCTGCAGAATTTGTACTACGAACAGAGGcacctcgagggcgagatcGATGCGTGCGGGTCCTACGA CCATACTTACCAGAAGCTCTCTCTCATCCCCGTCGAAAGCTTTGTTGCCCTGCATCCAGAGCAcgctgacgacgatgagAACGCCATGATGGTTGCACGAATTGGCCACGAGAGAGCGGAGCGggaggccctcgagcagcagaggctggagcttgtAGGAAGGAAGCAAAAGCTCATCGCGGATaacaagaagcgcaaggacGACTTGGCCAACCTCGACAAGGACCTTGAGAAATTCATCGAC GCTGCGAAACCCATCCAAGAACTCTTCGAGAAGGTGGTCTGA
- a CDS encoding Izh family channel protein translates to MEPLVNMTALKSPCSGSVIQDDDEFTTTATASGAQTESTELARRRRHSFFIPRRKSIVNHIMDGEEHLLLKVDLFLSELERRLEFLEKYGELTFDSSISRAFSTLQTVRARCSHASEEVLGAGRRRLHIMVETLEARYQEALASAESLNEKARVGIELLDDMLTEFENRAYKLREQGLANAADAAGAFMSEGRRVVDGGIELAREVVDEGIERAMRAAENLEEKIALAVARARETKLIAYDDLPVPWRINPHIREGYRFTESKLECIWSAFGLSNELVNIWSHAIGLVIVLAVALYFYPRNVNFQFSTKTDIFIATVFFFTACLTLVCSTIWHTMNAVADVDAISIFACVDYTGISLLIAASIVTTEYTAFYCDPVSRWLYMSTTAFLGIGGVILPWHPTFNGADMAWARVAFFCGLGATGFLPILQLYFSHGPEFVWEFYTPIAKSIFVYLLGAFVYASKIPERWCPGMFDYIGGSHNLWHLAVLGGILFHYTAMQSFFTNAFRQAQGECSVF, encoded by the exons ATGGAACCCCTCGTCAACATGACTGCCCTCAAGTCACCCTGCAGCGGCTCTGTCAttcaagacgacgacgagttcaCTACGACGGCCACAGCGTCCGGCGCTCAGACCGAAAGCACCGAACTTGCCCGGAGAAGACGACACTCCTTCTTTATCCCTCGACGCAAATCTATCGTCAACCACATTATGGACGGGGAGGAGCATTTGTTACTCAAG GTCGACCTTTTCCTGTCCGAACTCGAGCGTCGCCTCGAATTCCTTGAAAAGTATGGCGAGCTTACCTTCGATTCGAGCATCTCCCGCGCCTTTTCCACCCTGCAGACCGTCCGCGCCCGGTGCTCCCACGCTTCGgaggaggtcctcggcgctgGCCGCAGGCGCCTGCACATTATGGTGGAGACGCTGGAGGCCCGCTACCAGGAGGCCCTGGCCTCGGCCGAGTCCCTCAACGAGAAGGCCCGTGTCGGcatcgagctgctcgacgacatgCTCACCGAGTTCGAGAATCGCGCCTACAAGCTGCGCGAGCAGGGGCTCGCCAAcgctgccgacgccgccggcgccttcaTGAGCGAGGgtcgccgcgtcgtcgacggcggtaTCGAGCTGGCGAgggaggtcgtcgacgagggtaTCGAGAGGGCCatgcgcgccgccgagaacctTGAGGAAAAGATTGCTCTCGCAGTCGCGCGGGCCCGGGAGACGAAGCTCATCGCCTACGACGACCTGCCCGTGCCCTGGCGTATCAACCCGCACATCCGCGAGGGTTACCGCTTCACCGAGTCCAAGCTCGAGTGCATCTGGTCGGCCTTTGGTCTCTCCAACGAGCTCGTCAACATCTGGTCACACGCCATCGGCCTtgtcatcgtcctcgccgtcgccctgtACTTCTACCCTCGCAACGTCAACTTCCAGTTCAGCACAAAGACGGATATCTTCATCGccaccgtcttcttcttcactgCCTGCCTGACGCTCGTCTGCTCGACCATCTGGCACACCATGAACGCCgtggccgacgtcgacgccattTCCATATTTGCCTGCGTCGACTACACGGGAATCTCGTTGCTTATCGCCGCCTCAATCGTCACGACCGAGTACACGGCCTTCTACTGCGACCCTGTGAGCCGCTGGCTCTACATGAGCACGAcggccttcctcggcatcggcggcgtcattCTGCCTTGGCATCCGACCTTTAACGGAGCGGACATGGCGTGGGCCCGCGTCGCATTCTTttgcggcctcggcgccacCGGCTTCCTGCCCATTCTGCAACTCTACTTTTCCCACGGGCCCGAGTTCGTCTGGGAATTTTACACCCCAATTGCCAAGAGCATCTTCGTCTATCTCCTCGGTGCATTCGTGTATGCGAGCAAGATCCCCGAGCGCTGGTGTCCCGGCATGTTTGACTACATTGGCGGCAGCCACAACTTGTGGCACCTGgcggtcctcggcggcatcctgTTCCACTACACGGCCATGCAATCCTTTTTCACAAACGCCTTCAGACAGGCGCAGGGGGAGTGCTCTGTTTTCTGA
- a CDS encoding Histidine acid phosphatase, translating to MAPRQGGYLRVPGQEEHYSQQNQQQSSPRRSRSGSAGRRKKPLPSEKPLPALPPLTSTHTAGFVDVDLTGGIVNTPSSRRRATIAIALALAVVGCMLAFVVLGFAWDGGSVQRGPGLLGSLKNLDDCPCRPDDNVPQYFRTSPELWAGPTATGKPAFMAQTRVLPTGTYVPNQPLQTDIPIEGMGSKNESIFNMMGFLTPYQPSPGFGVDEYALPPGADIVQVQMLSRHGSRYPTTGSGVASFGERIAKAGKTLKAKGVLEFLNNWKYQLGHEILVPKGRQELFDSGILHSYMYSSLYNPNSKIIVRTTTQDRMLKSAEYWLAGFFGLEWTNNATIEVIIEQDRANNSLAGYLNCPNARKHNGGNDAAKVWISNYLTNGKPDIALPFKNSLTPSATARLRDMADGYDWTIDDTYAAQTMCPYETVRVVVKGVVGDKLANSHQVAYGFSRFCDLFTYEEWVGFSYSIDLMFAGNNAFQNPAGRAVGIGYQQEVIARLQNHTLGYSGSQINVTLDNNTVTFPLNQSLYFDFSHDTNIASILTAFGLKQFSQLLQPTQYPGPHNFTVSHITPFGARLDIEIIKTPKPFKADRSGYDENGGETKYVHFILNQRTVPLGWSFPECDVERKDGWCEFETFLQVQQEMPELADYDKACHGDIETVPYGVVYDGRPM from the exons ATGGCGCCTCGTCAGGGAGGCTACCTGCGCGTCCCCGGACAGGAGGAGCACTATTCTCAGCAGAATCAACAGCAATCATCGccccgccgcagccgctCCGGCTCCGCTGGCCGGCGAAAGAAGCCGTTGCCAAGTGAGAAGCCGCTCCCGGCCCTCCCCCCACTGACGTCCACCCACACGgcgggcttcgtcgacgtcgacctcacCGGCGGCATCGTTAACACGcccagcagccgccgccgtgccaCCATTGCCATCGCCTTGGCCCTCGCCGTTGTGGGGTGCATgctcgccttcgtcgtcctgggcTTCGCTtgggacggcggcagcgtgCAGAGGGGTCCTGGCTTGCTCGGCAGCCTGAAGAATCTGGACGACTGCCCCTGCAGGCCGGACGACAATGTGCCGCAGTACTTCCGGACGAGCCCCGAATTATGGGCCGGTCCGACAGCGACTGGGAAGCCTGCCTTCATGGCGCAGACGAGGGTCCTGCCGACGGGGACGTATGTGCCGAACCAGCCGTTGCAGACGGATATCCCGATCGAGGGCATGGGGAGTAAGAATGAAAGCATTTTCAACATGATGGG GTTCCTCACGCCGTACCAGCCGAGTCCCGGGTTCGGAGTGGATGAGTACGCCTTACCTCCTGGGGCAGATATTGTCCAAGTTCAG ATGCTTTCCCGGCATGGCTCCAGGTATCCAACCACCGGATCTGGTGTTGCCAGTTTCGGAGAGCGCATTGCCAAAGCTGGAAAGACGCTCAAGGCGAAGGGAGTCTTGGAATTCCTAAACAACTGGAAGTATCAGCTAGGCCACGAGATCCTGGTACCTAAGG GACGCCAGGAACTGTTTGATTCTG GCATTCTGCACTCATACATGTACTCTTCCTTGTACAATCCCAACAGCAAGATCATCGTGCGGACCACT ACACAGGACCGAATGCTGAAATCAGCCGAATATTGGCTGGCTGGTTTCTTTGGTCTGGAGTG GACCAACAACGCCACCATCGAGGTTATCATCGAACAAGACAGGGCCAACAATTCGCTTGCTGGGTATTTGAATTGCCCCAACGCCCGCAAGCATAACGGAGGCAACGATGCTGCCAAGGTCTGGATCTCGAACTATCTGACTAACGGTAAGCCTGACATTGCGTTGCCATTCAAGAATTCGCTGACGCCTTCAGCTACTGCTCGTCTGCGGGACATGGCAGATGGATATGACTGGACCATCGACGACACCTATGCGGCTCAGACCATGTGCCCCTACGAGACTGTAAGGGTTGTTGTGAAGGGCGTAGTCGGGGACAAGTTGGCTAACTCGCATCAGGTCGCCTACGGTTTCAGTCGGTTCTGCGATCTGTTTACCTACGAGGAGTGGGTGGGATTCTCGTATTCTATTGACCTCATGTTCGCCGGCAACAACGCCTTCCAGAACCCTGCAGGT CGCGCCGTGGGTATTGGATACCAACAAGAAGTCATCGCTCGCCTCCAGAACCACACCCTAGGCTACTCGGGGTCGCAGATTAACGTCACACTGGACAACAACACTGTCACCTTCCCGCTGAACCAGAGCCTCTACTTCGACTTTTCACACGACACGAACATCGCCTCCATCCTCACGGCCTTCGGGCTGAAGCAGTTTTCGCAGCTGCTCCAGCCAACCCAGTACCCGGGCCCGCACAACTTCACGGTCTCGCACATCACGCCATTTGGGGCGCGTCTCGACATCGAAATCATCAAGACGCCCAAGCCGTTCAAGGCCGACCGGTCGGGCTACGATGAGAATGGCGGGGAGACCAAGTACGTCCACTTCATCCTCAACCAGAGGACAGTGCCGCTTGGGTGGAGCTTCCCCGAGTGCGACGTCGAGAGGAAGGACGGGTGGTGCGAGTTTGAGACGTTCTTGCAGGTGCAACAGGAAATGCCCGAGTTGGCGGACTATGACAAGGCGTGTCATGGGGATATCGAGACGGTGCCGTATGGGGTTGTGTACGATGGCAGGCCCATGTAA
- a CDS encoding TfdA family Taurine catabolism dioxygenase TauD has translation MRTSWSLPRLSRTSKACLACTLLDNRADSDCKLKLDLGLDGDVVNKDNFPLPTLGAALDCIARDVHQGKGFAVVRGIDPQKHSVEDLTVLYLGIQGYIANQRGRQDKKGNMLVHIVADNTTQAKADHHRHSTSAITFHNEESGDVVSWLTRNTAAAGGKCIIASAHTVYNILAATRPDIIRTLSRSDWPFALPKFQCRPILFHHDGKIIINFGRTPLMGNPTHPRPAHFPSLTHRQIEALDAVEAIARATQMEIQTRAGDIHFINNLAILHRREAFVNGQGPDERRHLVRMRVRSESLGWSIPAELHREWFDAFEKPADRVWHLEPMPDAFFPLRKYPN, from the exons ATGCGGACCTCTTGGAGCTTGCCGCGGCTCTCGCGCACTTCAAAGGCATGTCTGGCTTGTACCCTGCTCGACAACCGTGCCGACTCTGACTGTAAACTCAAATTAGatctcggccttgatggTGATGTCGTCAACAAGGACAACTTCCCTCTGCCTACCCTTGGCGCCGCTCTTGATTGCATTGCCCGGGATGTCCATCAAGGCAAGGGCTTTGCCGTAGTCCGCGGCATTGATCCGCAGAAGCACTCGGTTGAGGATCTCACAGTACTTTATCTTGGCATCCAGGGGTATATTGCCAACCAGCGTGGCCGTCAAGACAAGAAGGGAAACATGCTCG TCCACATTGTTGCCGACAACACCACTCAAGCCAAGGCTGATCACCATCGCCATTCCACTTCAGCCATT ACCTTCCACAACGAGGAGTCAGGTGACGTTGTCAGTTGGCTGACACGGAATACCGCTGCGGCTGGTGGCAAGTGCATCATTGCTTCTGCCCACACTGTCTACAACATTCTCGCGGCCACTCGGCCGGACATCATCCGCACCTTGTCCCGTTCAGATTGGCCATTTGCCCT GCCCAAATTCCAGTGCCGCCCAATTCTTTTCCACCACGATGGAAAGATCATCATCAACTTTGGACGTACTCCCCTGATGGGAAATCCCACCCATCCCCGTCCAGCGCATTTCCCGTCGTTGACCCATCGTCAAATCGAGGCTCTCGATGCAGTCGAGGCTATTGCCAGAGCAACTCAAATGGAGATCCAGACTCGTGCTGGGGACATTCACTTCATCAACAACTTAGCCATCCTTCATCGCCGTGAAGCATTTGTCAACGGCCAAGGCCCTGACGAGAGGCGCCATCTCGTCCGCATGCGCGTGCGCAGCGAGAGCCTGGGCTGGTCCATTCCAGCCGAGCTCCATCGCGAGTGGTTTGACGCATTCGAGAAGCCTGCCGACCGCGTTTGGCACCTGGAGCCTATGCCTGACGCGTTCTTCCCCCTCCGGAAGTATCCCAACTGA
- a CDS encoding Tetratricopeptide repeat domain containing protein, with the protein MYSVVYEPLSGSETNAYSYGTRIDRPYEGEKPPSAEVSQPAMYVPTTNASNVPNHFPVTEPVMSTYVPHYQPLQDSSNHAMTPQNSGHDTIVYPTDVPAAVYYPETSGVPIDDAISFPNLNASDRHLSAGEGLSDPYGDNLMDMAVSSALHQPSSIPARTAGFAMPPAYAMSCVKTEEVDMSAHCNSLDVVFPHQRPPASKRGPFKDQKAREETAATRKNGSCIRCKMQRVRCKTDPEDPKGPCVGCKPKSSNNHQKQLFRQPCVRRKITECNFFKRGQAPGYEWTRRWGNGIVDNINNWASSEVKTIRLWEGYTPVDMCVQLHVREFIPQPGDKLDRTWVAKGVKKSVAIPTYAITNLDEAQAAYEDYIKRGVVGCFKSVIESVMGVRMGVRDQLIYTTYLKAWELSQDTNTPPDERDLLLQTLELWMAVRLTTKSIEIVGDETLGMSRDILDSSSPQHGCIPLPPVMGAQLDLVLIQHIQTRLRREMLEKLQKMTLQNKQKTWLTTYLVTFMLLHNIALVTDHDASYAQKHGMGKKFARESDVQEYHLGGTILLAYFHYCNKGIYPFSEECKDQDLRTLAQLDEDAVQFIHWTRSQAMAHSLLDVQGGGSDGLPPGRQWRTTEQPSSGTDG; encoded by the exons ATGTATTCCGTAGTCTACGAGCCTCTCTCTGGGAGCGAGACCAATGCCTACAGCTACGGCACCAGGATCGACAGACCGTACGAGGGTGAGAAGCCACCTTCGGCAGAGGTTTCTCAGCCAGCCATGTATGTCCCTACTACCAACGCCTCCAACGTGCCAAATCACTTCCCCGTCACAGAGCCTGTAATGAGCACGTACGTGCCACACTATCAACCTCTTCAAGACAGTTCGAATCACGCCATGACTCCGCAGAACTCAGGACATGACACCATAGTCTACCCGACCGATGTACCAGCGGCAGTGTACTACCCCGAAACATCCGGTGTTCCTATTGATGATGCGATCAGCTTTCCCAACCTGAACGCCAGTGACCGTCATCTCTCTGCGGGGGAAGGTCTGTCAGACCCATACGGCGATAACTTGATGGACATGGCTGTGTCTTCTGCGTTGCATCAGCCATCTTCCATACCTGCCAGGACGGCCGGCTTCGCAATGCCTCCCGCCTATGCCATGTCTTGCGTCAAGACCGAGGAAGTGGACATGTCGGCCCATTGCAATAGCCTCGACGTTGTGTTCCCTCACCAGCGACCGCCAGCTTCCAAGCGTGGCCCTTTCAAAGACCAGAAGGCGCGAGAAGAGACGGCTGCAACGAGGAAGAATGGATCTTGCATCCGTTGTAAGATGCAACGAGTTCGT TGTAAAACTGACCCAGAGGACCCCAAGGGTCCATGCGTTGGATGCAAACCCAAATCATCCAATAACCACCAAAAACAACTTTTTCGGCAGCCCTGTGTGCGTCGCAAAATTACAGAATGTAATTTCTTTAAACGTGGCCAGGCACCTGGCTACGAATGGACACGGCGTTGGGGCAACGGCATCGTAGATAACATCAACAACTGGGCATCGAGTGAGGTGAAGACAATCCGCTTGTGGGAAGGATACACACCGGTCGATATGTGCGTACAACTCCACGTGCGGGAATTCATTCCCCAGCCTGGAGACAAACTGGATCGCACTTGGGTCGCCAAAGGCGTGAAGAAGTCGGTGGCAATCCCCACATATGCCATCACGAacctcgacgaagcccagGCAGCTTACGAAGACTACATCAAGAGGGGAGTTGTTGGCTGCTTCAAATCGGTCATTGAGAGTGTGATGGGTGTCCGGATGGGTGTTCGGGATCAGCTGATCTACACCACCTATCTCAAGGCGTGGGAACTGTCACAGGACACCAACACGCCACCGGATGAACGGGACCTTCTGCTGCAAACACTGGAGCTCTGGATGGCGGTACGATTGACGACTAAATCGATCGAGATCGTGGGTGACGAGACGCTTGGCATGAGCCGCGATATACttgacagcagcagcccgcAACATGGATGCattcctcttcctccagtAATGGGGGCTCAGTTGGACTTGGTTCTCATTCAACATATACAGACCAGGCTTCGACGGGAAATGCTGGAGAAACTGCAGAAAATGACCCTTCAGAACAAGCAGAAGACGTGGCTGACGACATACCTGGTAACTTTCATGTTGCTGCACAACATCGCACTCGTTACGGACCATGATGCCTCGTACGCCCAAAAGCATGGCATGGGA AAAAAGTTCGCCCGAGAGTCGGACGTTCAAGAATACCACCTAG GCGGCACGATTCTCCTGGCGTATTTCCACTACTGCAACAAGGGAATCTACCCGTTTTCCGAAGAGTGCAAAGACCAAGATCTACGGACGTTGGCGCAGCTAGATGAAGACGCGGTGCAATTTATCCACTGGACACGGTCACAGGCCATGGCTCATA GTCTCCTTGACGTGCAAGGAGGCGGTTCCGATGGTCTCCCTCCCGGTCGGCAATGGCGGACCACTGAGCAGCCTTCATCTGGCACTGACGGCTAA